The following are encoded together in the Populus trichocarpa isolate Nisqually-1 chromosome 5, P.trichocarpa_v4.1, whole genome shotgun sequence genome:
- the LOC18099113 gene encoding serine/arginine-rich splicing factor SR45a, with amino-acid sequence MADSPVKRDSRSPSPWREQSRSRSRSWSRPRPRSRSRSRSLPRPRHRSRSQSRGRSRSRDQDRTEVVNPGNTLYVTGLSTRVTERDLEEHFSKEGKVASCFLVVEPRTRISRGFAFVTMDNVDGANRCVKYLNQSVLEGRYITVEKSRRKRPRTPTPGHYLGLKNTRDYGSRGDRGGDRGGDRGRYRGGYGRDDHRRSPRHSPYRGGRDYSPRRSPYGGRSRRDRSRSPYSPRGSR; translated from the exons ATG GCTGATTCTCCAGTCAAAAG GGATTCACGCTCTCCTTCACCTTGGAGAGAGCAGTCGAGGTCCAGGTCAAGATCGTGGTCGAGGCCCAGGCCCAGGTCAAGATCCAGATCAAGATCATTGCCAAGGCCAAGGCATAGGTCACGGTCACAAAGTCGTGGAAG ATCAAGGTCTAGAGATCAGGACAG GACGGAAGTCGTAAATCCTGGAAATACACTTTATGTGACAGGGCTGTCTACAAGGGTCACAGAAAGGGATCTTGAAGAACATTTCTCAAAGGAGGGAAAG gttgcATCTTGTTTTCTTGTTGTGGAGCCCCGGACACGCATTTCTCGTGGGTTTGCTTTTGTTACAATGGACAATGTTGACGGTGCCAATCGTTGTGTGAAATATCTCAACCAGTCAGTTCTGGAGGGGCGATATATCACTGTGGAAAAG TCACGGAGGAAACGGCCAAGAACTCCAACTCCAGGACACTATCTTGGGCTGAAGAATACCAGGGACTATG GCTCTCGTGGTGATCGTGGTGGTGATCGTGGTGGTGATCGTGGTAGGTATCGTGGTGGCTATGGTCGTGATGACCATCGCAGGTCTCCAAGGCACTCTCCTTATCGTGGTGGTCGTGATTATTCTCCCAGGCGCTCTCCCTATGGTGGACGATCACGGAGGGACAGGTCCAGGTCCCCTTATTCTCCTAGAGGCTCTAGGTGA
- the LOC7486552 gene encoding ankyrin repeat domain-containing protein, chloroplastic has product MSFPALLNPPQTPKLHALLSLPPSLKFSSFKILKFPQKIHSFSPSLQSQFAIQNYDFEDQDHAIGGCLLFEEGIFEDPYLETNSNAIEDPKLKTFKKKQKRVVPTIEAENLVPEKWRDAQAEINIGKKERRKIAQEMEYNKKFERKKKGLVPIRSVNLEEYQAFKEAKLAQLKPLVLGNPESFKEEEKMKEDEVEVKEIVSERVKGKHPRWAVYGRGLDDVREFLNSEDYEPGEHKSEGKRKLFTKEEKVLLNKRVPDLAVANSSKWLPLHTLAASGEFHLMDALLKHNVDINAADVNGWTALHRAIVCKKQAITSYLLRESADPFVRDAEGATLMHYAVQTASAPAIKLLLLYNVDINLQDNDGWTPLHLAVQTQRTDIVKLLLIKRADRTLKNKDGSTPLDLCLSSGRDTRTYELIKLLKQFMKKPTLAKNPYNASASQLL; this is encoded by the exons ATGTCATTCCCAGCTCTGCTAAACCCACCACAAACCCCAAAATTACACGCCCTTCTATCTCTCCCTCCATCTCTCaagttttcatctttcaaaatccTGAAATTTCCCCAAAAAATCCACTCTTTCTCACCTTCTCTACAATCCCAATTCGCTATACAAAATTACGATTTTGAAGACCAAGACCATGCCATTGGTGGCTGTCTACTCTTTGAAGAAGGCATTTTTGAAGACCCATATTTGGAAACCAACTCAAATGCCATTGAGGACCCAAAGttgaaaacttttaagaaaaagcaaaaaagggTTGTTCCTACAATTGAAGCAGAGAATTTGGTGCCAGAGAAATGGAGAGATGCGCAAGCAGAGATTAATAttggaaaaaaggaaaggagaaagaTTGCTCAAGAAatggaatataataaaaaattcgaaaggaaaaagaaagggttGGTTCCTATTAGGAGTGTGAATCTAGAGGAATATCAGGCTTTTAAAGAAGCCAAATTGGCACAGTTGAAGCCACTTGTGCTCGGTAATCCAGAGAGTTttaaagaagaggagaaaatGAAAGAGGACGAGGTGGAAGTGAAGGAGATTGTTAGCGAGAGAGTGAAAGGAAAGCATCCTAGATGGGCAGTTTATGGGAGAGGTTTAGATGATGTTAGAGAGTTTCTTAACAGTGAGGATTATGAGCCTGGCGAACATAAATCTGAGG GTAAACGCAAGTTGTTTACGAAAGAGGAAAAGGTTTTGTTGAATAAGCGGGTACCTGATCTAGCAGTTGCTAACTCT AGCAAATGGCTACCTCTCCACACCCTTGCTGCATCAGGAGAATTCCACCTTATGGATGCGTTGTTGAAGCACAATGTGGACATCAATGCTGCGGATGTG AATGGTTGGACTGCACTTCACAGAGCAATAGTATGCAAAAAGCAAGCTATAACCAGCTATCTGTTGAGAGAATCAGCAGATCCTTTTGTTCGTGATGCA GAGGGTGCCACCTTGATGCATTATGCAGTTCAAACTGCATCTGCTCCAGCTATCAAACTTCTTCTGTTATATAACGTTGATATAAACCTTCAGGACAAT GATGGATGGACACCGTTACATCTTGCTGTTCAAACCCAGAGAACAGACATAGTGAagcttttattaattaaaagagcGGACAGGACATTAAAAAACAAG GATGGCTCAACACCACTCGATCTCTGCCTCTCTTCTGGTAGAGACACAAGGACCTACGAGCTTATCAAGCTGCTGAAGCAGTTCATGAAGAAACCAACTTTGGCAAAAAATCCTTATAACGCCTCAGCTTCCCAACTGCTTTAA
- the LOC18099114 gene encoding bifunctional nuclease 2, protein MLGAQFPARTFSGFKTLKTTDQGNYPTCRLISPQKNPPPSPSCSFQFSVKRIRCRFQCLRSISVSCKASSDSSGSTNAHNNNNGLYYLPASLLVSETISHYRMRKQGFQEEVRWHSSGKLVFPFGLQERKEARPNTGLLGHGFLRGFQSPTIFLKVSCDGDFVLPIIVGEFAIEKLIDGIQGDDNAVCADQFQLVGNVAEELGYDVKMVRITERVANTYFARLCFSKPGEKDILSVDARPSDAINVASRCKAPIYISKQIVLTDAIRIGYGVGRVRNSKPIYDVSLDSAADGPDSLVEELDLVRNMNLAVKEERYTDAAMWRDKLMELRKSRQEH, encoded by the exons ATGCTAGGAGCTCAATTCCCAGCTCGTACATTCAGTGGCTTCAAGACTCTGAAGACAACAGATCAAGGAAATTACCCGACCTGTCGTTTAATCTCACCACAAAAAAACCCTCCTCCTAGTCCATCTTGTTCCTTTCAGTTCTCAGTTAAGAGGATACGGTGTCGCTTTCAATGTCTCAGATCAATATCAGTTTCTTGTAAGGCTTCCAGTGATAGCAGTGGATCCACTAAtgctcataataataataatggtctTTATTATCTCCCTGCATCCCTTCTTGTCTCAG AGACAATTTCTCATTATCGAATGCGGAAGCAAGGATTTCAAGAGGAGGTTAGATGGCATTCATCTGGTAAATTGGTGTTTCCTTTTGGTCtgcaagaaagaaaggaagcgAGGCCTAATACAGGATTATTAGGACATGGTTTTCTTCGTGGATTTCAAAGTCCCACGATTTTCCTTAAAGTTTCTTGTGATGGTGACTTTGTGCTGCCGATTATTGTTG GGGAGTTTGCTATTGAGAAATTGATAGATGGAATACAAGGAGATGATAATGCA GTTTGCGCTGATCAGTTCCAACTTGTGGGAAATGTAGCAGAAGAGCTTGGATATGAT GTAAAAATGGTACGGATTACAGAGAGAGTGGCAAATACTTACTTTGCAAGATTATGTTTTAGCAAG CCTGGGGAAAAGGATATTCTTAGTGTGGATGCACGACCGTCAGATGCCATAAATGTGGCAAGTAGATGTAAG GCTCCAATTTATATAAGTAAACAAATTGTTTTAACTGATGCTATTCGAATTGGTTATGGGGTGGGAAGAGTGCGTAATTCAAAGCCTATTTATGATGTGTCCCTTGATAG TGCTGCTGATGGTCCAGATTCACTAGTCGAGGAACTTGATCTCGTAAGGAATATGAATTTAGCTGTTAAAGAGGAAAGGTACACTGATGCAg CCATGTGGAGAGACAAACTGATGGAGCTTCGCAAGTCAAGGCAGGAACATTAG